A single genomic interval of Apis cerana isolate GH-2021 linkage group LG2, AcerK_1.0, whole genome shotgun sequence harbors:
- the LOC108002781 gene encoding protein THEM6 isoform X2 — protein sequence MIACWVLTGVFGAIVLLYGVIEVHYFLRMFFIVFFARFCKKRVRILDETTVYGICTTTDVDPLLSHMNNARYLRELDFARADFYERTNLYREICSQGSGVVQGAATIRYRRFLKPFTIFKITSKIIYWDEKSIFMEHRFITTSDEFVRAIAICRQKLLDCNAETIISTLMERGVKQNVEAGAPQVKIFASFERDEKFVIII from the exons ATGATAGCCTGCTGGGTATTGACCGGTGTGTTCGGAGCTATCGTGTTGCTCTACGGGGTGATAGAGGTTCATTATTTCCTTCGCATGTTCTTCATCGTGTTCTTCGCGCGTTTCTGCAAGAAGAGAGTTCGCATCCTCGACGAGACCACTGTATACG GTATCTGCACCACGACGGACGTGGATCCATTGCTCTCCCACATGAACAACGCGAGATACCTTCGCGAGCTCGATTTCGCCAGGGCGGATTTTTACGAAAGGACGAACCTGTATCGCGAGATATGCTCGCAAGGGTCGGGCGTCGTGCAAGGAGCGGCAACGATACGTTATCGTCGTTTCCTGAAACCTTTCACcatcttcaaaataacttCTAAG ATTATATATTGGGATGAAAAATCCATATTCATGGAGCATCGATTCATTACGACCAGCGATGAATTCGTCAGGGCTATCGCTATATGCAGGCAAAAACTTTTGGATTGTAACGCCGAGACTATCATCAGTACTCTAATGGAACGGGGCGTGAAGCAAAACGTAGAGGCGGGTGCACCACAGGTAAAAATATTCGCGTCATTTGAAcgagatgaaaaatttgtgaTTATAATATAG
- the LOC108002781 gene encoding protein THEM6 isoform X1, with protein MIACWVLTGVFGAIVLLYGVIEVHYFLRMFFIVFFARFCKKRVRILDETTVYGICTTTDVDPLLSHMNNARYLRELDFARADFYERTNLYREICSQGSGVVQGAATIRYRRFLKPFTIFKITSKIIYWDEKSIFMEHRFITTSDEFVRAIAICRQKLLDCNAETIISTLMERGVKQNVEAGAPQIHNVRPQMPPEVARWLESNEISSALLRQSAAATTHC; from the exons ATGATAGCCTGCTGGGTATTGACCGGTGTGTTCGGAGCTATCGTGTTGCTCTACGGGGTGATAGAGGTTCATTATTTCCTTCGCATGTTCTTCATCGTGTTCTTCGCGCGTTTCTGCAAGAAGAGAGTTCGCATCCTCGACGAGACCACTGTATACG GTATCTGCACCACGACGGACGTGGATCCATTGCTCTCCCACATGAACAACGCGAGATACCTTCGCGAGCTCGATTTCGCCAGGGCGGATTTTTACGAAAGGACGAACCTGTATCGCGAGATATGCTCGCAAGGGTCGGGCGTCGTGCAAGGAGCGGCAACGATACGTTATCGTCGTTTCCTGAAACCTTTCACcatcttcaaaataacttCTAAG ATTATATATTGGGATGAAAAATCCATATTCATGGAGCATCGATTCATTACGACCAGCGATGAATTCGTCAGGGCTATCGCTATATGCAGGCAAAAACTTTTGGATTGTAACGCCGAGACTATCATCAGTACTCTAATGGAACGGGGCGTGAAGCAAAACGTAGAGGCGGGTGCACCACAG ATACACAACGTGAGACCTCAAATGCCACCAGAAGTCGCCAGGTGGTTGGAGAGTAACGAAATCTCTTCGGCGCTTCTTCGCCAAAGTGCTGCAGCGACCACGCATTGCTGA